In Amia ocellicauda isolate fAmiCal2 chromosome 5, fAmiCal2.hap1, whole genome shotgun sequence, a genomic segment contains:
- the LOC136750480 gene encoding uncharacterized protein LOC136750480, with protein sequence MASSAQQPTPLGSAEQPGGGVCVCVCECVFVCLLNLGAVSVVSWQLLSLSVCLSVCLSVPVFLQVLLPEGWKQMLPAEQLQWVSKALFTRSRFGKLVLTSDLCLWWFPPQPCPVYRQPPASPSLHFARPLFLWMPYRMWAVKLTCIQPQCEGHRLTGAGLYKMARQVLSIKGWLSCDYTVLSLMREHTLGNSATRLCKQLQEQHSEAWQHKTLRYLADCEPFVTSAPVVPSFRPPPPMPPVPGPKWLLAVYDLDVLERLAEVKAQVTSVFGSILKLDSTKKLTRKLTGAAAGTASWATNVGNEFGQVLNSVLMCGEGEGLQPMAAGLVEWYGLAGEAPPQILYVDWDCCSVAGRSKGAEGHRRWSGSSRSCWTFLTAGGGWTPWACCCWTTSGSRPSGRHSGPTSPAFRTPRGCSCIPRQGSCGRGVCCCQYTAAPVDRPPWSLSTSTWPFSSQAPVPAMCTSRHICWRAW encoded by the exons ATGGCTAGCTCAGCTCAGCAGCCGACACCACTCGGTTCAGCGGAGCAGCctggtgggggtgtgtgtgtgtgtgtgtgtgagtgtgtcttcgTGTGTTTGTTAAATCTGGGTGCAGTATCCGTAGTGTCCTGGCAACTCctgtcactgtctgtctgtctgtctgtctgtctgtctgtccctgtgttTCTGCAGGTCCTGCTTCCTGAGGGCTGGAAGCAGATGCTGCCCGCTGAGCAGCTGCAGTGGGTCTCCAAGGCCCTGTTCACTAGGAGCAGGTTTGGGAAGCTGGTGCTGACCTCGGACCTGTGTCTGTGGTGGTTCCCTCCCCAGCCCTGCCCGGTGTATCGGCAGCCCCCGGCCTCTCCCAGCCTGCACTTCGCTCGGccgctgttcctatggatgccCTACCGCATGTGGGCTGTGAAGCTCACCTGCATCCAGCCCCAGTGTGAGGGACACAGGCTCACGGGGGCGGGGCTGTACAAGATGGCGCGCCAAGTGCTGAGCATCAAAGGCTG GCTGTCCTGCGACTACACGGTGCTGAGTCTCATGAGGGAGCACACCCTGGGGAACAGCGCCACCCGGCTGTGCAAACAGCTGCAGGAGCAGCACAGCGAGGCGTGGCAGCATAAAACCCTGCGGTACCTCGCAGACTGCGAGCCCTTTGTGACCTCTGCACCTGTAGTCCCGAGCTTCCGGCCGCCGCCACCCATGCCACCAGTGCCTGGACCCAAGTGGCTGCTGGCAGTGTACGACCTCGACGTGCTGGAGCGGCTGGCCGAGGTAAAGGCCCAGGTCACGTCTGTGTTCGGGTCCATTTTAAAACTGGACTCGACAAAGAAG ttgaCCAGGAAGCTCACAGGAGCAGCCGCTGGCACGGCATCGTGGGCCACCAACGTCGGCAACGAGTTCGGGCAGGTCTTGAACTCGGTGCTAATGTGCGGAGAGGGTGAGGGGCTGCAGCCCATGGCTGCCGGGCTGGTGGAGTGGTACGGCTTGGCCGGAGAGGCTCCCCCTCAGATCCTGTATGTGGACTGGGACTGCTGCTCTGTGGCTGGACGGTCGAAGGGGGCCGAGGGGCACAGGAGATGGAGCGGCTCATCCAGGAGCTGCTGGACGTTTTTGACAGCAGGAGGGGGCTGGACACCATGGGCGTGCTGCTGCTGGACCACAAGCGGATCCAGGCCATCTGGAAGGCATAGCGGCCCCACCTCGCCTGCATTCAGGACTCCGAGGGGGTGCAGCTGTATACCCAGACAGGGCAGCTGCGGAAGGGGGGTGTGCTGCTGCCAGTATACCGCTGCGCCCGTGGATCGACCTCCTTGGAGTCTTTCCACCTCCACCTGGCCCTTTTCATCCCAG GCACCAGTGCCAGCGATGTGCACTTCCAGGCATATCTGCTGGAGGGCCTGGTGA